GATGAATGCACTCAGCCACACCTCACCACTATCAGCCTTCTTGTATTCAGAAAGTCATATTTCCCCCATTTTTACTGATGTGATTAGTAAATATCACTTCCTCACTCTTCTCTcagctgtgtctctctctctctctctctctcacatgcaGGCAGGCCACCAGATGTTTGAGGGGATTGCCGTCCACCAATGGCTGTGCTGGGGAGCTCTCTACCTGTTGACAGTGGGGGTGGCATTATCATCTGAAACACGCCGGCCGTGTCCACAGTCCTGCCGCTGCACCACCGTGTTGCTGGAGGTGAACTGCTCCGATGGCCAACTCACCACAGTGCCCGGCGGTCTCCCACAAAACACCAAACTACTAAACTTAACGCACAATAAAATCAAGACTCTGGTGCGGCAGCAGTTCCCGACTTTGACACAACTTTCAGACTTGGATTTGAGTGACAATATAATGGCGACAATTGAAGTGGAAGCATTTCTCGGCTTGCAAAGTCTGACAACTCTGCGTCTCGCTTGCAACCACCTGAAGATTATTCCTGTCGGAGTGTTTGCCGGTttgacaaaactgaagttactGGACATAAGCAGCAATGAGATCCTTGTTTTTCTAGATTTTACTTTCCGTGACTTAACTGCGCTGCAGTTTATCAAAGCAGCAGATAATGACTTAGTTTATATTTCTCATCAAGCTTTCACTGGCTTAACCAGTCTGCAAGAGCTGCGCCTCGACggctgcaacctcactgctgtGCCAACAGAGGCGCTCACACAGCTCGGCCGGCTTAGGAGTCTTCATTTTCACCGACTGGGCCTCACCACCCTGCCAAACTACTCTTTCCGTCATCTAGAGCGTCTCGGGGAACTTGTCATCACTCATTGCCGCTGGCTGGAGAGCCTGTCAGGAAACAGCCTCTTTGGCCTAAATCTTACATCCTTAACCATTAGACACTGTAACCTCAGTGCTGTCCCCTACATCCCTTTGCATCATCTTGTGTATCTTGTATACCTTGACCTTTCTTTTAACCCAATCACCGACATTCGTGGGAACCTGTTTGGAGACTTGCTCCGGCTCCAAGAGCTCCACCTGGTGGGGGGATCGTTGCTACATATTGAAATCGGAGCATTCAGGGGCTTGGCGCGTTTCAAATTGCTGAATGTGTCTAGAAACCTTCTCACCACACTCGAGGTAGGAGCTTTCCATTCAGTTCACACCCTAAGAACTCTGGGACTTGATAACAACCCATTAACATGCGACTGTCGTCTGCTGTGGGTGGTGCGAAGGAGACTATATCTGGACTTTGGTGGAATTCCACCGACTTGCACCACCTCAGTCCAGTTGCCGGTAGATTTTACTAAAGCTGAGCTCCCGGGCCTGCTCACATGTCGGCAGGCTCGTATACTGAACAACAAACCTCAAGAAGTGAGAGTAGATCAGGGACACACAGTGGTTGTTCATTGCAATGCAGAAGGTGATCCTCCACCATCTGTCACATGGATAAGCCCACAGCTAAAACTTCTATCACCCTTTGGTAGAATACAAGCTCTCTCTAATGGCTCGCTGGAGGTTCGCTACGCTCAACCTCAAGACAGTGGCGCTTATCTATGTGTGGCGTCTAACGCGGCAGGAAACGCCAGCCTGCCCGTCAGCCTTCATGTCCGAGCTTTTTCACCATCTTCTAAAAACCCCTTTCTTCTGAACGGTTGGTTTGCCTTCCCGTCCGCCTCTCCAGGTGTGAATGGAAATCAGAACATCCAATTCGATGTCAAGACGTTACTGGTAGCTGCGACCATTGGGTTACTTTCATTTTTCAGCTCTGTGAGCGTATGTTTCATCTTCATGTTCTTCTGGAGTAAGAGTAAAGGACAATTAAAGCACACTGCCACAATAGCGTATGTTCCAAGAAGCGCCTTGTCAAGTAGTAACGGAGGGAAAGGCAACCATATGGAGACAAGCAGGTACACCATGAAACTAATATGAGTCAATAAGTAAAAAGCCTATTTTCACTTGATATAACTTGCTACATCCAAATGTAAAACTTTTATTATAATTTCCATTATTAGAcagaattaatttaattttagagCATATACAGTAAACTTGTGTCCAACAGATACTGACTgttgattaatttatttaaatataagcATGTTAATGCCTATGTTGTGCAAAAGTGAAAAAGACAGGACATACAGTAAATTGTGCTGGTATAAAACCTTCTGAACATTAGACTTTAAGAACATCTAACCTAGAGGTGGACATCATCGTCTGTCTCTTAATGAGACGGTAACTCCACTAGGCTATAACAAAGCCTGAATGTAAAGCAACCAAAGTAAGAAATATTTAATTAGTATAATGCATGTTGTATGTAGAGATGTAAATTATTCAGTTAAGTTAGTTTTGCTTATATTGCCTTCCTTGATGTTTATATATAGAAGCAATTTAACaacttgtttgttttgttctttggtTTCCAAAGAACAGACGAAATAGAAtttttaattgaaataattgacctcaaatagtagatagatagagataacTTAAATATATAACAGGAATGTTAACCTTATATTAAGGTTAATGTACAAAATACTTGCATCTGTACAGCATGCCATTTCTTATATTTGGATAGTATTCCAATATTGTCACATTTACTGCTGTACTCATTGTTTAATGGATGTGTggaatgtgtttttcttccccAAATAAAGGACTTCATGAGTTTGCTTTctaaaagtagcaaaaaataaaatgattgtgCTTTCAAAAATGTCACTTTGTTTTTTCTGGTGTGCTTATTTGTGGTTCTGGGTCCAAAATGTACATACGAATCATCAGATGCAGTAAGTATTGTGTTTGCTTCGTGAATGCTTGAGACAcagataaaatatttaatagctaCTGTTACACAAGCACAAACAAAGGGGTATTTAAGTTAAGTATAGTGTAATGGTGTGCAGTGAGCAAACAAAGAACAGTATGTATCTTTGTAACGTTGAAACAAGTTGATTGACAAGGTAATCATTACAATTCTAACATGTTCATCCTCTAGACTGAACAGACACCACATGagacataaaacatttacacagacaatacaaaaattatattaaaaaaaaaaaaatacattaagcAAAATTAAGCATTAAATAaccataacataaataaatcataaattaatcaattaaaaaattgAGTTAGTTACAAAGACATTCCattggttggatcattttctAGTAATATAGAGATCTTTGGCATATTtggatttaattaatttcagggaattatttgtttattttgcacaaattaagacacaaacataacaaaaaaataaataatatacagtgcaggaagaggcaaaaaacccactgggcttatttgAAGTCTCCACCCAGAGACAAGATtcatatacagaaataatatgactacagaaagttaagtacaaccgaacactgaataagacatttctaaaTTACCTAATTATTACTGTTATATACTTAACATAGAGTTGAGTGCCATTATAGTAGCATGTGAAGATGGGTTGGGTCTTTATACATTTTCCCTTATGAATAAAGAATTTGGCTAAAATTTGTAAAACAATGACCATTAGATCATATGTATTGTCCTCTAATAAGACACCAAAAATAATACTATAATGATCAATAGTATAGGCATTGCTGTGGTTTTGCTACTTTCCATGAATTGTTTACAGAAAAACTGGGTATGAGAgcatgaaacaaaaaaagagatgCTTTGTTGTTTCAATATCACCTTCACGGAAAATGCACATTGCTCTAATCACAACATGCCACAAGGAAGTTCATCCAAATGATGTTGTTGCCATGGCAATACACAAGCTCTCCACTGGTTTCATGACAGTCAAACATTGTGTGGCTGCCATtctaaataagataagataagatattcctttattagtcccgcagtggggaaatttgcagtgtacagcagcaaaggggatagtgcaaaaaacaagatgcatcagctaacacagtaaaaaaaaaagagctaaacaaagtgtaacaaaatatgaactatttaaatagaaggaagtataaaaatagaagcagtatatacagcattgacaataaacagactattaacaaaattgcaaaagtggaaaatgatattgcacagtgagaatgaaatgaaattccacctgaaaatattacacagtatgaattacacctgagtagtaataatgatgatgatattgaaATGTACCAGCCACGTGATTCAgaagtagatagatagatagatagatagatagatagatagatagatagatagatagatagtaactttattgatcccgagggaaattcaagtttccagcatcacagttccatagtgcaaaacatgttagtaaaaaggcagtaaaacaGTTAGTAGTgcaatgtacaaaaaaaataccagatataaaaatacaaggaaattaagaaaactgttaaagctgaatatagtgcagggtaacagctgtgatacacgactattaaaaagtgaatatagtgcagaagagactgtcaAGAATCAGTATaatgcagggtaactccagcaGCTTAGTCTATGAAGTAATAACGTGAtaagttagaaaaaaaaagaagaaaaaaaaggcaaattgtATACAAACTTGTGTACAGACTGTCTGTTTATCAAgtcaaaatattataattttttaagttgagagtatttttattttgaaaacaactTTTTACTGCAGACCGTAACCCGGAAGTACACCAACTGCTCCGGATGTATTGCTTAGCAACAAGAAGGCAGCGGCTAGTCTTAGCTTAGCGGTTAGCTGCGTACTTAGCTTTAACTCAAAGCATATTTATAACTTAAATAAATATGGATACAAACAGATAACGTTAATGCAGTAAGCGCAGTAAGTAACGACGAGGTAAAAGAGGTCCCTTAAAACAACTTGAGACAGTTTAgttagtatataatatatacgtTAGTTAGCACAACACGAACactaagctagctagctagagACCCAAACATTAGTTAGCGTTGTGTAGAGATTATTCCAGCCATCATGACTCTGGCAGTGGACCGGGAACCCAGGAAGACTGCGGGAAACCGCATGTCAAAGCTACTGGATGCTGAAGAAGAGGATGAATTCTACAAAACCACGTATGGAGGCTTCAACGATGTGAGTAAACCACACTGACAGATACACAATGAACAATATACGGTATCATTGTGCTGCTCCAGCTAGCTGCTTGATAGCTGCTCCAATAACAttaagattcaagagttttatttacCATTTGCATctataagtacattggaattctgagcagtttacaccaaGTCTACTAGTACttctactagtactactactagtactactagtccTACTCCTAGTACTACTCCTAGAACTACTACTAGtcctactactagtactactcctAGAACTActcctagtactactactagtaataCTAGTCCTACTCCTAGTACTAATCCTAgaactactactagtactactactagtactactagtccTACTCCTAGTCCTACTCCTAGAActactactagcactactactagtactactagcactactactagtactactagtcctactactagtactactcctAGAActactactagcactactactagtactactagcactactactagtactactagtcctactactagtactactcctAGAActactactagcactactactagtactactagtccTACTCCTAGTACTACTCCTAGAActactactagcactactactagtactactagcactactactagtactactagtcctactactagtactactcctAGAActactactagcactactactaGTCCTACTCCTAGTACTACTCCTAGAActactactagcactactactagtactactagcactactactagtactactagtcctactactagtactactcctAGAActactactagcactactactagtactactagcactactactagcactactactagtactactagtcctactactagtactactcatagaactactactagtactactcctAGAActactactagcactactactagtactactactagtactactcatagaactactactagtactactcctagcactactactagtactactactagtactactcaTAGAActactactagcactactactagtactactagcactactactagtactactagtcctactactagtactactagtcctactactagtactactcatagaactactactagtactactactagtactactagtactaccagTACTACTCTACGAGCCTCTACAATTGCTCCTCGGGACAAATAaagtgaattgaattgaattgaattgaattgaattgaattgaagtcagctttaagaaaagaaaaaaggtagaaagggcacaaggtaattacagtacaaaataagtagcacattcaactcaacacaataaattattaaaatataaaacgcccctcagtttagtcaataaataaactaaactactctctgcataggaacgataccccacagaatacaaatatacagtatatatgctccatgaccatgttaaaagaacttgtagctctcataaaaatatttagaaaaaataaataattaatatatttcacacAATTACAGAGTGGAATTACTCAGGCTGATATAATTTAACGGTCTATTTTCATTATAGCGTTACCCCAAAAGGAACACATTCTCATATTGAATCACATTAGACTGCAACAGACTATAATTGAGTTTTTCTTTCATGAACAAATGTCTATCATACCTGGGAGTTATGATAGACTCCACCCTATCATGGACCCCTCACATTGAATTTACTTGTAAGAAGATACAGCAGCGCATTTACTTTCTTCGCAGACTcaggtcatttggagccagtagccagattatttttctatttttcagttcagtgattcagagtgtcctgttgtactgcagcacagcctggctcagtagtatatatgtaaaacttaaaactaaactttatagcCAAATCAAAATCTGCACAAAGATCATTGCCCAACCTGTGACAGCGtcctttcaagcagctcacaacaagagtaTGCTCAGATTtgccaacagcatctcttctgatcccttacatgttttaaatggggaatatcaacttctgccctccaacaggcgattcagagtccctacatttaactgcatcaggctaaagaacccttttgtccatcagtccatcttgttgctaaataataattaatgtgctgctaaagacatgtaaatccagaggacagatggtagttttgtaatgggttatgtatgaataattgtgatgtgttttgttttttgtctgatgggtcttacttgtatgtctgtctatggtaacagtatgtctattgtatgtgtactttttctcaaactgagctgcctatggatgcaaaatgaatttcagtgcaaactgacaataaagttgtatcgtataaGTTATCAGAGGCCACAAAAAGGTCATGCAGGACAATTCCTTGTCTTGCACAATACATGTACAAAATATTAGCTACATTCCTTCacatttttcatgattttttatATTCCAAAGGGACTGTTTTGATTGTCCTAGTGACAGGCACCAAAAAAGGAAACAATTATGTTGATAGACAGGTCAATTAATGGACTAACTGCTTGCACTTCACTTATCAGTCACAAAAAGAAACATAGAATTGACTTCATACGCCAATATgtttaatgtattatttagaAGTAAATAGGTAAAGCAATTTAATTTGATTGAAGTGTCTCATATAGTCTTCTCTCACTGAgggatggggaaaaaaataataatagaatcaTCTCAGTATAACgcaatacaattcaacagcagCACACACTACAGTGCTGCTGATTCAACTAAAGTTGAATCAATGCCTCTCTATTGCAGGGctgttgtattattatattcGAGCTAAGGGTACCTAATAGACACTTGGCACCCAAGTGTATGTTCATGTTTCAAAGTCTCTGCAGTATTAGAAGTGATGCAGATTTAACTGTGTTCATGCCCTCATCCCTGCAGTTAATGCCGCAGCCGATATTTAAGAAGATCATGGACTTCAGCATGGGCTTTTCAGAAATTGCTCCTTATACTGCAGTTTTTGGAGATTGGGACAAATACTCTTTAGCTTGTGTTTCTCAGGTCTGTTAGTAGGGCTTGTGAAGTGTGCTCAAAGCCATAGTAAGAGAAGAAAAATGCATACAAGATCAAAGATGCAATAGATGTTAACCGCCAACATGGAAAGGACACATCAACGGATGCGTCTACAAAATGTGCCTTCAATTAAGATCTGCAGCAGCTCTGATCATCAAAACCACCATGCCAATGTGATTCATCTGAAACTGCGACCACGACTCCAACATTTCCTGGCCCAGTCTATCTTAACAGCTGACAAATTTGTGAAGGCTGGATGAGAGTGCCAGCCTTTCCTGCGTCACACTTAAAAAGAGAGGAAAGGCTTCAGGCTATATTGTGTGTCAGAACATTACATGCTATTATTTAATATTGCAGCAACTTAATTTAAGGCTTACATTTTAAGATGCGGCTGAGTTGTATCCTCAATTTACAGTCTGGGGTAATTTTCTTCAAGCAGCTGCTGGTTCAAGGGCCAACTTGTGTAGGGGGATTTGGCAGCTGCTGCTCTGGCAGTTCTGACGTTAGTCCCAGCTGAGGTTGACAAGAGTAgctagataaaaaaaatcacaaacaaATCCTGAGACGCCTCAGTCATCTCTGCTGGCAATTTGATAAAGCAGTGTGACCATGCCAGTGCACGTACTCAAATTTGAGGGCTAGCTTGACTTAAAATTCTCTTGAGTATTTTCAACTTGTTGTGACCGATGTTGGTCTTTGTCGTCACAGTTTATGTCGTCATGATTTTCATGTCGTAATTAAATTACTTTGCAGGGTTTGTCTTATCTGTGCACACAGTATTTaggaaaatattatttttcttttcgttAGAGCTCTGTTAGTTGTCACATGTTTTGAAAATCTCAGACAAAATGCAGATTTTCCAGACTCTTTTAAAACCTATTGCAGattagcatttagcttaaaattacccacttttgtgtttgtgaatgtgatGAAGTTCAATCAGAGTTTATGTTCTTGTACACAAGGTCAGTGAGTATCTGAATTAAAAATGAACCTGCTTGTTGTACAGGATAGATTCTCCCTCTTTAAATCTCCAAGCTTAATTGTGCCTTGCTCACCACACATGCACATCACAGAACTTACCTCAGCTACACTAGCCTAATTAGTTTCAAAATGGTGACACGTCACCTGTTTGAACTTTATAAAATAGTCTGAATATAACTTACAGAAAACTACAGAGGAAATTTGGTTCACCAAACTAACTCCAGGGTGTATTCTGATTCTGAAGGTTGTTGCTTTTTGCTAAATGATGCCCTTTTTGCTTCCTTTCAGGAATCAGGAGATGACGAGTATCACGGAGAACATTCAGACACAGAGGATGAGGTGGACAGCGACTTTGACATCGATGAGGGGGACGAGCCAGACAGTGACAAGGAGGATGATGCACCTCGGAGGAAATGTCGAGTGGTCACTAAAGCGTATAAGGTAGTGACAATCATTTCAGGAGCTATCAGACTTTGAATCAAGTTTCTGCATTAATAAGTGAATACAATAATTTTCATCAGTCTACATTCATATCTGAGAGACCTTCTTAAATGACAATGCAGCATAAAAGGACTTGCTCTTGTGACTTACGAGTATTTTTGGTGACAGATTCACAACATGAACATGGAAGTGCAAACATGATTGCAATAGATGTGCAGTTAATAGGCCGTTTATCTTTGTTTAATCCAAGGAACCAATAAAGGTGGCAAAACCCAAACCCAAGAGACCCTCcgaggaactgaagaagactgagAAAGTTAAAGTGGAGCTCAAAAGGAGAATTCCACAAGAATTTCAAGATTTTGCAGAGAGTAAGATTGCTACGAACATCCCACAAATGCCTACACACTGTTTTCAGATGCCTCCCCATAAATGATCCAAAACTCTTCACCTTAACTGTTTAACACACATAAACCATCACCTCATAAGAACATGACAATTACAGCACAACTGCATCAGAGGGTCAGCTTTTGAATATATGGATAATTCTTTTAACAGGATTCTGCCTCTTCAGGGTTTTTTGATTACAAATGCTTTAATTATTCTTTAGCTCGGAAGTCTGTGCGACAGTCCACCAGTGAACATACCCGAAAG
This Sebastes fasciatus isolate fSebFas1 chromosome 17, fSebFas1.pri, whole genome shotgun sequence DNA region includes the following protein-coding sequences:
- the LOC141754678 gene encoding leucine-rich repeat and immunoglobulin-like domain-containing nogo receptor-interacting protein 1, giving the protein MFEGIAVHQWLCWGALYLLTVGVALSSETRRPCPQSCRCTTVLLEVNCSDGQLTTVPGGLPQNTKLLNLTHNKIKTLVRQQFPTLTQLSDLDLSDNIMATIEVEAFLGLQSLTTLRLACNHLKIIPVGVFAGLTKLKLLDISSNEILVFLDFTFRDLTALQFIKAADNDLVYISHQAFTGLTSLQELRLDGCNLTAVPTEALTQLGRLRSLHFHRLGLTTLPNYSFRHLERLGELVITHCRWLESLSGNSLFGLNLTSLTIRHCNLSAVPYIPLHHLVYLVYLDLSFNPITDIRGNLFGDLLRLQELHLVGGSLLHIEIGAFRGLARFKLLNVSRNLLTTLEVGAFHSVHTLRTLGLDNNPLTCDCRLLWVVRRRLYLDFGGIPPTCTTSVQLPVDFTKAELPGLLTCRQARILNNKPQEVRVDQGHTVVVHCNAEGDPPPSVTWISPQLKLLSPFGRIQALSNGSLEVRYAQPQDSGAYLCVASNAAGNASLPVSLHVRAFSPSSKNPFLLNGWFAFPSASPGVNGNQNIQFDVKTLLVAATIGLLSFFSSVSVCFIFMFFWSKSKGQLKHTATIAYVPRSALSSSNGGKGNHMETSRYTMKLI